A stretch of Microtus pennsylvanicus isolate mMicPen1 chromosome 5, mMicPen1.hap1, whole genome shotgun sequence DNA encodes these proteins:
- the LOC142851266 gene encoding olfactory receptor 51A4-like: MSILNISVTEIPAFYLVGFPGMESAHIWISIPICLLYTAAILGNCTILFFIRSEPSLHEPMYYFLSMLALSDLRLSISSLPTMLKVFLFGSPEISPNVCFVQEFYIHEFAAMESSVLLNMSFDRFVAICNPLRYTSILTSARVLQIGLAFALKNVLLILPFPVTLKHLRYCKKNLLSHFYCLHQDVMKLACSDNKFNAIYGLSVALSGILDITCIFLSYALILRAVLGIASQRERLKVLSTCVSHICAVLVFYVPVISLSVVSCFAKYSSPITKILMADIFLLVPRLMNPIIYCVKSQQVRNVILEKLCQKQK, encoded by the coding sequence ATGTCTATTCTCAACATCTCTGTTACTGAAATTCCTGCTTTCTACTTGGTTGGGTTCCCAGGGATGGAATCTGCACACATTTGGATCTCCATCCCCATATGCCTCCTGTACACTGCAGCCATCCTCGGCAACTGCACTATCCTCTTCTTTATAAGATCAGAGCCTTCTCTGCATGAACCCATGTATTATTTCCTCTCCATGTTAGCTCTCTCTGACCTACGACTATCCATTTCCTCTCTCCCTACCATGCTCAAGGTTTTCTTGTTTGGTTCTCCAGAAATTTCTCCCAATGTATGTTTTGTCCAGGAGTTTTACATTCATGAATTCGCAGCTATGGAGTCATCTGTACTTCTCAATATGTCCTTTGACCGCTTTGTGGCCATCTGTAACCCTCTGAGATACACTTCCATCCTTACCAGTGCCAGGGTTCTTCAAATCGGGCTTGCTTTTGCTCTCAAGAATGTTTTGCTGATCCTGCCTTTTCCTGTAACTCTAAAGCATCTAAGATACTGCAAGAAGAATCTGCTGTCACATTTCTACTGCCTCCACCAGGATGTGATGAAGCTTGCCTGCTCAGACAACAAGTTTAATGCCATCTATGGTTTATCTGTGGCTCTCTCAGGTATCCTGGACATAACATGTATTTTCTTGTCCTACGCACTGATCCTGAGAGCAGTGCTGGGCATTGCATCCCAAAGGGAAAGGCTCAAGGTCCTCAGTACCTGTGTCTCCCACATCTGTGCTGTGCTTGTCTTCTATGTCCCTGTCATCTCCCTCTCTGTTGTCTCCTGTTTTGCCAAATACAGTTCTCCTATAACCAAGATCCTCATGGCTGACATTTTCCTGCTTGTGCCTCGATTGATGAATCCCATTATATACTGTGTGAAGAGCCAACAGGTAAGAAATGTGATACTAGAGAaactgtgtcaaaaacaaaaatga
- the LOC142850785 gene encoding olfactory receptor 52R1-like codes for MLASRNSSSHSTFFILLGIPGLENYQFWVAFPFCVMYILAVTGNVTILHIIRIDHTLHEPMYLFLAMLATTDLVLSSSTQPKMLAILWFHDHKIEYHACLIQVFFIHAFSSVESGVLMAMALDRYVAICFPLRHSSILTTSVVIKLGTAVMVRGLLWVSPFCFMISRMPFCPNKVIPQSYCEHMAVLKLVCADTKINRGYGLFVAFSVVGFDIIVIGVSYVMILRAVLRLPSGEARLKAFGTCASHIGVILALYIPALFTFLTHRFGHHVPRVVHIMFANVYLLVPPMLNPIIYGVRTKQIRDRVIQGCCRKGP; via the coding sequence ATGTTGGCTTCAAGGAACAGCTCTTCTCATTCTACGTTCTTCATCTTGCTTGGAATCCCAGGGCTGGAGAATTATCAATTTTGGGTTGCCTTTCCATTCTGTGTCATGTATATTTTGGCAGTGACTGGGAATGTCACCATCCTACACATAATTCGGATTGACCACACGCTACATGAGCCCATGTACCTCTTCCTGGCCATGCTGGCTACCACTGACTTGGTCCTATCCTCTTCCACACAACCTAAAATGCTGGCCATACTCTGGTTTCATGACCATAAGATTGAATACCATGCCTGCCTCATTCAGGTGTTCTTCATACATGCCTTTTCTTCTGTGGAGTCTGGGGTGCTCATGGCTATGGCCTTGGATCGCTACGTGGCCATCTGCTTCCCACTCCGACATTCCAGCATCCTGACCACGTCTGTAGTCATCAAACTGGGGACAGCTGTGATGGTCAGAGGGCTGCTGTGGGTGAGCCCCTTCTGCTTCATGATCTCCAGGATGCCCTTCTGCCCCAACAAGGTCATTCCCCAGTCCTACTGTGAGCACATGGCTGTGCTCAAGTTGGTGTGTGCTGATACCAAAATCAATCGTGGATATGGGCTCTTTGTGGCTTTCTCTGTGGTTGGCTTTGATATAATTGTCATCGGTGTATCTTATGTGATGATTCTGAGAGCTGTGCTGAGATTGCCCTCAGGTGAAGCCCGCCTCAAAGCGTTtggtacatgtgcttctcatatCGGTGTCATTTTAGCCTTATATATTCCAGCCCTTTTCACCTTCCTCACTCACCGATTTGGCCACCATGTGCCCCGTGTTGTGCACATCATGTTTGCTAATGTCTACCTGCTGGTTCCTCCCATGCTCAACCCCATCATCTATGGAGTCAGAACCAAACAGATCAGGGACAGAGTTATCCAAGGATGTTGTAGAAAAGGCCCTTGA
- the LOC142850786 gene encoding olfactory receptor 51F1-like, whose product MQDNTEFLSNFTMKTPTFLLTGVPGLESAHAWISIPFCCLYATALSGNSMILFIIVTQQSLHEPMYYFLSMLSATDLGLTISTMSTTLRILWFHANEINLDWCIVQMFFLHGFTCIESGVLVAMAFDRYIAICNPLRYTIILTNFRIIQMGFLVITRAILLVVTLLLLLKPVSFCRVITLSHSYCYHPDVIKLACSDTRANSICGLVEVILTIGLDISCIILSYILIIHSVLTIASSGERYKVFSTCVSHIGAVAILYIPMFSLSLVHRYGQSAPKVVRSMMGNVYLILPPVLNPIIYSLKTKQIRKAILSLLHTK is encoded by the coding sequence ATGCAGGACAACACGGAATTCCTGAGCAACTTCACAATGAAAACACCAACTTTCTTGTTGACTGGTGTTCCTGGCCTAGAGTCTGCTCATGCCTGGATCTCCATCCCCTTCTGCTGCCTTTATGCCACCGCCCTCTCTGGGAACAGCATGATCCTCTTTATCATTGTGACCCAGCAGAGTCTGCATGAACCTATGTACTATTTCCTCTCCATGCTCTCAGCCACTGACCTGGGTTTGACTATTTCTACAATGTCAACCACTCTGAGGATCCTGTGGTTTCATGCAAATGAAATCAATCTAGACTGGTGCATTGTTCAGATGTTTTTTCTTCACGGGTTCACATGTATAGAATCTGGGGTGCTGGTGGCTATGGCTTTTGACCGTTACATAGCAATCTGTAATCCTCTTAGATACACTATAATTCTTACTAATTTTAGAATCATTCAGATGGGTTTCCTAGTGATTACACGTGCTATATTATTAGTAGTTACCCTGCTTTTGCTCCTTAAGCCCGTTTCTTTCTGTAGAGTGATTACCCTGTCCCATTCCTACTGTTATCATCCAGATGTGATTAAGTTAGCATGTTCAGACACTCGGGCCAACAGCATATGTGGATTAGTTGAGGTCATTCTGACCATAGGGTTAGACATTTCTTGCATTATCTTGTCTTATATACTGATCATCCATTCTGTCCTCACTATTGCCTCTTCTGGAGAACGGTACAAGGTCTTCAGCACCTGTGtgtcccacattggagcagttGCTATTCTCTACATCCCTATGTTTAGCCTGTCCCTGGTGCATCGCTATGGTCAGTCAGCCCCCAAAGTAGTTCGTTCTATGATGGGCAATGTTTACCTTATTCTACCCCCTGTGCTCAACCCCATCATctatagtttaaaaacaaaacaaatccgaAAGGCTATCCTTAGTTTGCTCCATACAAAATAA